The Blautia hydrogenotrophica DSM 10507 genome window below encodes:
- a CDS encoding aminotransferase class IV, whose amino-acid sequence MYTLNLDDGYSFGLGIFETIALKNQRPVFPEEHLKRLFHSLDKLHIENPQVGELLTANRLSQEAARCPYPKGVLKISVSERNLLFSCRENTYTEDQYQRGFHVQLSPVLRNETSPLTYHKTLNYGDNILEKRRAHREAFDEPIFLNTQGQICEGATTNLFFVKKEKLFTPQTECGLLNGILRDYILRHYPVTQTVIRPEQVFDYEEIFLTNSLLGIMPVSVWNQTPLSEHALTDKLRKEYEEYLNHLI is encoded by the coding sequence GTGTATACACTAAATTTAGACGACGGATACTCCTTCGGATTAGGTATCTTCGAGACAATTGCCTTAAAAAACCAACGTCCGGTCTTTCCAGAGGAACACTTAAAACGTCTGTTCCACTCTCTCGACAAACTGCATATCGAAAACCCACAAGTTGGAGAACTTTTAACTGCCAATCGGCTTTCACAGGAAGCTGCCCGCTGTCCTTACCCGAAAGGTGTTTTAAAGATCTCTGTCTCAGAGAGAAATCTGCTTTTCTCCTGCCGAGAAAACACTTACACAGAAGACCAGTATCAGAGAGGATTTCATGTCCAGCTAAGCCCCGTGCTCAGAAATGAGACTTCTCCTCTTACATACCACAAAACTCTCAATTATGGAGATAATATTCTCGAAAAACGCAGAGCACACCGAGAGGCCTTTGACGAACCTATTTTTCTGAATACCCAAGGGCAGATCTGTGAAGGGGCAACCACAAATCTTTTCTTTGTCAAAAAAGAAAAACTTTTCACTCCGCAGACTGAATGCGGACTCCTAAACGGTATTCTTCGCGATTATATACTCCGACACTATCCCGTGACGCAGACCGTCATCCGACCGGAACAGGTTTTCGATTATGAAGAGATCTTCCTGACCAATTCCCTTCTAGGAATCATGCCAGTCTCAGTGTGGAACCAAACGCCTCTGTCCGAGCACGCACTCACAGACAAGCTCAGGAAAGAGTATGAAGAATATTTAAATCATCTCATCTAG
- a CDS encoding NADase-type glycan-binding domain-containing protein, with translation MTDLEKLCPGCMRIVEDFEKPCPYCGFDKREYEKTRSYRTLPPGTILAGKYFLGKVIGEGGFGITYLAWEMNLEVPVAVKEYFPSGLATRDTQLTGGKSKTVSVMAGDQGHYYQSGLRSFEQEARNLAKFQNLPGVVSVKDLFFENQTAYLAMEYIPGITMKQYLRSKGNRLDERTVLRLMRPVLESLDKVHRSGIIHRDISPDNILITADQKVTLIDFGAARMASGNDGKSMTILLKHGYAPVEQYQSKGRQGPWTDVYAICATMYRMISGKVPEEAVDRIENDRVKPLTMLAREENFQVSRRVSDVIQKGLSVSASHRYQNVRSLIQELYEEPQTVQPPVGGGTRVVPPKPLKSEPKNYIGIILAVLAGLFAVILILGAVLLLKGKEKSDDSQNVEVSETSTEASPEAVTPVTAKLVDISQVDFTEYKQVRVASAEASSVIQQDNGAVNTPMMMFDENIETNWQEGVDGPGLGEWVDAKFSQESGIKYLTFKLGNWKTSRYYYGNNKPSKMTITVGEFSQQIEFPDEWTEFCLEFSRPCQADGIYMTIDEVYPGTDWDDTCITDMRVFAEE, from the coding sequence ATGACGGATTTGGAGAAACTGTGTCCAGGGTGCATGAGAATTGTGGAAGATTTCGAAAAACCCTGTCCTTATTGTGGATTTGACAAAAGGGAATATGAGAAGACCAGAAGCTATAGGACTCTGCCTCCTGGTACGATTTTAGCGGGGAAATACTTTCTGGGTAAGGTGATCGGAGAAGGTGGATTTGGGATTACCTATCTGGCCTGGGAGATGAATCTGGAAGTTCCGGTGGCGGTGAAGGAATACTTTCCTTCAGGTCTGGCCACACGGGATACCCAGTTGACTGGGGGAAAGAGCAAGACGGTTAGTGTGATGGCAGGAGATCAGGGCCATTATTACCAGTCAGGTTTGAGAAGCTTTGAGCAGGAGGCCAGGAACCTGGCGAAGTTTCAGAATCTGCCCGGAGTGGTGTCAGTCAAGGATTTATTTTTTGAGAATCAGACGGCTTATCTGGCTATGGAGTACATTCCGGGGATCACAATGAAGCAGTACCTGCGTTCTAAGGGAAATCGCCTGGATGAGAGGACGGTACTGCGGTTGATGAGACCGGTCTTAGAATCGTTGGATAAGGTACATAGGAGCGGAATCATACACCGGGATATCAGCCCAGATAATATATTGATTACGGCAGACCAAAAAGTGACTTTGATCGACTTTGGGGCAGCCAGAATGGCTTCCGGAAATGACGGAAAGAGCATGACAATACTCCTAAAGCACGGATATGCTCCTGTGGAACAGTATCAGTCAAAAGGGAGACAGGGGCCTTGGACGGATGTATACGCGATCTGTGCCACCATGTACCGGATGATTTCGGGGAAAGTTCCGGAAGAAGCTGTAGACCGCATTGAGAATGACCGTGTGAAACCGCTGACTATGCTGGCCAGGGAGGAAAATTTTCAGGTGTCCCGGCGAGTGTCCGACGTGATTCAAAAAGGTCTGTCGGTCAGTGCTTCACATCGTTATCAAAATGTGAGAAGTCTGATTCAGGAGTTGTATGAGGAACCGCAGACAGTCCAGCCTCCCGTGGGAGGAGGAACGAGGGTAGTGCCACCAAAACCTCTGAAATCGGAACCGAAGAACTATATAGGGATTATCCTGGCTGTGCTTGCGGGATTATTTGCTGTGATTTTGATTTTAGGAGCTGTATTGCTGCTGAAGGGCAAAGAGAAATCCGACGATTCACAAAACGTAGAGGTATCAGAGACTTCGACAGAAGCTTCCCCGGAGGCTGTCACACCGGTGACAGCGAAGTTGGTGGATATCAGCCAGGTGGATTTCACGGAGTACAAGCAGGTGCGGGTGGCTTCGGCAGAGGCAAGCTCTGTGATTCAGCAAGATAATGGTGCTGTGAACACTCCCATGATGATGTTTGATGAAAATATTGAGACGAACTGGCAGGAAGGAGTCGATGGTCCCGGCTTAGGCGAGTGGGTGGACGCGAAGTTCAGCCAGGAGAGCGGGATTAAGTATTTGACGTTTAAACTGGGCAACTGGAAGACCAGCCGCTATTATTACGGCAACAACAAACCCAGCAAGATGACCATAACTGTTGGAGAATTCAGCCAGCAGATAGAATTTCCAGATGAATGGACAGAGTTTTGTCTGGAATTCAGTCGTCCCTGTCAGGCTGATGGTATTTACATGACCATAGATGAGGTATATCCTGGTACCGACTGGGACGACACTTGTATTACGGACATGAGAGTATTTGCAGAGGAGTAA
- the pabB gene encoding aminodeoxychorismate synthase component I, giving the protein MPVKTLVQELPFYKKTSDLFQLYAQNPQAIFLDSSLQNELGRYSIICLNPYLTVKEEDGICYCNGLPCQESFETVMERYLREHREKNPTSLPLIAGAVGYLTYDYGRKFEQISSRHPKKIQMPEAQFTFFDNYLIEDTLEKKLWITAHGEQKKAETSISQIVSQIQNCPEMPSCGRHSHVAPYHPNFQKEEYKRAVDRMISYITEGDIYIANMTQQLQVQSSLSPYEAFRYLRSYNPSPFGAYLNYGDFQIVCSSPERFLQVRDGLVETRPIKGTRKRGSTPEEDQALRRELENSSKDHSELLMIVDLERNDLNHVCEPGSVKVTEHFAVEAYATVFHLVSTIVGKLRPNLGLMDLIRAAFPGGSITGAPKIRAMEIIDELENDRRNLYTGSIGYLSLDGSCDLNIVIRTALHKNGTYYLGVGGGITCESDLEFEYEETLQKAKAVLEALSDR; this is encoded by the coding sequence ATGCCCGTGAAAACTTTGGTACAAGAACTGCCGTTTTATAAGAAGACTTCTGATCTGTTTCAACTGTATGCCCAAAATCCACAGGCCATTTTTCTGGACTCTTCCCTGCAAAATGAACTAGGCCGTTACTCTATCATCTGCCTGAATCCTTACCTGACTGTCAAAGAAGAGGACGGCATCTGCTACTGCAACGGTCTCCCCTGCCAGGAAAGCTTTGAGACCGTGATGGAACGTTACCTAAGAGAACATAGGGAAAAGAATCCCACTTCTCTTCCTTTGATTGCCGGAGCCGTCGGCTATCTGACCTATGACTATGGCCGGAAATTTGAACAGATTTCCAGCCGTCATCCCAAAAAGATTCAGATGCCAGAAGCTCAGTTTACTTTTTTTGACAATTATCTGATTGAAGACACTCTGGAAAAAAAGCTTTGGATTACCGCCCACGGAGAACAGAAAAAAGCGGAGACTTCCATCTCGCAGATCGTATCTCAGATTCAAAACTGCCCCGAGATGCCGAGCTGCGGCCGCCATTCCCATGTGGCTCCCTACCATCCGAATTTTCAAAAGGAGGAGTACAAAAGAGCTGTCGACCGAATGATCTCTTACATCACAGAGGGCGATATCTATATCGCCAACATGACACAGCAGCTTCAAGTTCAAAGCTCTCTCTCTCCTTATGAAGCTTTCCGGTACTTGCGCTCCTACAACCCCTCACCCTTCGGCGCTTATCTTAACTATGGAGATTTTCAGATCGTGTGCTCCTCCCCGGAGCGCTTTCTCCAAGTCCGAGATGGTCTCGTAGAAACACGTCCGATAAAAGGCACACGCAAAAGAGGAAGTACACCGGAAGAAGACCAGGCATTACGCAGAGAGCTGGAAAACTCTTCTAAAGATCACAGTGAGCTTTTGATGATCGTAGATCTAGAACGTAACGACCTTAACCACGTCTGCGAACCCGGCAGTGTCAAAGTCACGGAGCACTTTGCCGTGGAGGCATATGCCACAGTCTTTCATCTGGTGTCTACGATTGTGGGAAAACTACGTCCCAACCTTGGACTTATGGATTTAATTCGAGCAGCTTTTCCCGGAGGTTCCATCACTGGAGCCCCTAAAATCCGCGCTATGGAAATCATTGATGAACTGGAAAATGACCGCCGAAACCTCTATACAGGCTCCATCGGCTATCTGTCCTTGGACGGCTCCTGCGACCTGAATATTGTCATCCGTACAGCCCTTCACAAAAATGGTACCTACTATCTAGGTGTCGGTGGCGGCATCACCTGCGAGTCTGACCTGGAATTTGAGTACGAGGAAACACTTCAAAAAGCCAAGGCAGTGCTGGAAGCGCTGTCAGACCGGTAA
- the deoC gene encoding deoxyribose-phosphate aldolase produces the protein MEKREILKRLDHTLLKQTATWEQIRKLCDEGLKYQTASVCIPPCFVRRAKEYVGDHLAICTVIGFPNGNTTTQAKEAEAKEVLEAGADEIDMVINVGMVKEGDYGAVQQEIETLRKISQGKVLKVIIETCLLTEEEKMKLCQVVTESGADYIKTSTGFAGGGATFEDVALLRRCVGANIKVKAAGGISSVDDAQEFLRLGADRLGTSRLIHLLEE, from the coding sequence ATGGAGAAAAGAGAAATTTTAAAAAGATTGGACCACACTTTGCTGAAACAGACTGCGACCTGGGAACAGATACGAAAGCTTTGTGACGAAGGGTTAAAATATCAGACGGCTTCTGTGTGTATTCCGCCTTGTTTTGTAAGACGGGCAAAGGAGTATGTGGGGGACCATCTGGCAATCTGTACGGTGATCGGTTTTCCAAATGGGAATACCACGACGCAGGCAAAGGAAGCGGAGGCCAAGGAAGTTCTGGAAGCTGGTGCGGATGAGATTGATATGGTGATCAACGTGGGAATGGTAAAGGAAGGAGACTATGGGGCGGTTCAGCAGGAGATTGAGACACTTCGCAAAATCAGTCAGGGAAAAGTTTTGAAGGTGATTATCGAGACCTGTCTGCTGACAGAGGAGGAGAAAATGAAACTCTGCCAGGTGGTGACAGAATCAGGAGCGGATTATATCAAAACTTCCACTGGATTTGCAGGTGGAGGTGCGACATTTGAAGACGTGGCTTTATTAAGGCGTTGTGTGGGAGCAAATATCAAGGTGAAAGCTGCCGGTGGAATCTCTAGTGTGGACGATGCGCAGGAGTTTCTTCGTCTAGGGGCGGACCGTCTGGGAACCAGCCGATTGATTCATTTGTTAGAAGAATAG
- a CDS encoding DUF4234 domain-containing protein: MIQERSLWKLILLSVVTCGIYSIYFWYQFDRDVNLICEGDGEQPMSYLLVVVLSVLTCSIFLWYWFYKQANRLQANARRYGMEIQENGTTVILWFLIGGWFFFVGIFVGYHILIKNINRLAEAYNHDVQPKEEVDFYSRPSDYRRMEDERYGDEQMQRSDARYPEEVFDIGYEKRSERTESFQTVNQMAPEEEIREEFQGEEEKGYLYGVTGEYAGVKLSIDDGKSVIIGRNPQECNLIVKGRQVSRKHCSVTYAPDQDRYLFVDYSSNGTYLSEDDSRLPSYRELVLRPGTTVYLGTREISFCLGGLGEKEGKDKQR; encoded by the coding sequence ATGATTCAGGAGCGAAGTCTGTGGAAATTGATTCTTCTGTCTGTGGTGACTTGTGGAATTTATTCCATCTATTTTTGGTATCAGTTTGACAGGGATGTAAATCTTATCTGTGAGGGCGACGGTGAGCAGCCTATGAGTTATCTGTTGGTTGTGGTTCTCTCAGTTTTGACTTGCAGTATTTTCCTCTGGTATTGGTTTTACAAACAGGCAAACCGGTTGCAGGCGAATGCCAGACGCTACGGGATGGAGATTCAGGAAAACGGGACGACCGTAATTCTGTGGTTTTTGATCGGCGGATGGTTTTTCTTTGTGGGTATCTTCGTTGGCTACCATATTTTGATTAAAAATATCAATCGTCTGGCAGAGGCGTACAATCATGATGTACAGCCAAAGGAAGAGGTTGATTTTTACAGCAGGCCTTCAGATTATAGGAGAATGGAGGACGAGAGGTACGGTGACGAGCAGATGCAAAGGTCTGATGCCCGTTATCCGGAGGAAGTGTTCGACATTGGATATGAGAAGAGGTCTGAGAGAACGGAGAGTTTTCAGACGGTGAATCAAATGGCACCGGAAGAAGAGATAAGAGAAGAATTCCAGGGGGAAGAAGAAAAAGGGTATCTGTATGGTGTGACTGGAGAGTATGCGGGAGTGAAGCTCTCCATCGACGATGGAAAGTCTGTGATTATCGGGCGAAATCCCCAAGAGTGCAATCTGATTGTAAAGGGAAGACAGGTCAGCAGAAAACATTGCAGCGTGACTTATGCCCCAGATCAGGACAGGTATCTGTTTGTGGATTACTCTTCAAACGGCACGTATCTGTCAGAGGACGACAGCCGTTTGCCCTCCTATCGGGAGCTAGTGCTAAGACCGGGCACCACGGTCTATTTAGGAACGAGAGAGATTAGCTTCTGTCTTGGGGGATTAGGAGAAAAAGAAGGAAAGGATAAGCAGAGATGA
- a CDS encoding alpha/beta hydrolase, with product MRHEKIKIQIQGSAYYGWLYTYLWDNSRELYDGRKRPIVLLCPGGGYEMTSDREAEAMALKFMTMGCHAAVLRYSVAPARYPEALLQLAEAVRLVRKKAREWYIMEDAVVVQGSSAGGHLAACLGVFWKKDFLLERLACGSEEIRPNRLILSYPVISAGEYIHEGSFRNLLGEDWEQRKDFFSLEEQISKDTPPSFLWHTASDASVPAENSLLFLSGLRRYKIPVEFHLYEAGAHGMGTAGPLSMDAHGGGVQKECENWMELACNWLHRQWEF from the coding sequence ATGCGACATGAGAAAATAAAGATTCAGATACAGGGCAGTGCGTATTATGGATGGCTTTATACTTATCTTTGGGACAATTCCAGAGAACTCTACGACGGCAGGAAGAGACCGATCGTCCTGCTCTGCCCGGGAGGAGGCTATGAGATGACTTCCGACAGGGAGGCGGAAGCGATGGCTTTGAAATTCATGACTATGGGCTGTCATGCGGCGGTGTTGCGGTACAGCGTGGCTCCTGCCAGGTACCCGGAAGCTTTACTTCAATTGGCTGAGGCTGTCAGGCTAGTTCGAAAAAAGGCACGTGAGTGGTATATCATGGAGGACGCAGTGGTGGTTCAGGGTTCCTCGGCGGGAGGACACCTTGCAGCCTGTCTCGGAGTGTTCTGGAAAAAAGATTTTCTGCTGGAAAGGTTAGCCTGCGGCAGCGAAGAGATACGGCCGAATCGCTTGATTTTAAGCTATCCTGTGATCTCAGCAGGAGAGTATATCCATGAAGGGAGCTTTCGAAATTTGCTGGGAGAAGATTGGGAACAAAGAAAAGACTTTTTCTCTTTAGAAGAGCAGATCAGTAAAGATACGCCGCCATCTTTTTTATGGCACACCGCTTCGGATGCGTCAGTGCCAGCAGAGAATTCGCTTTTATTTTTGAGTGGACTGCGCAGATATAAAATTCCAGTGGAGTTTCATCTTTATGAGGCAGGAGCGCATGGAATGGGGACCGCAGGGCCTTTGAGCATGGATGCCCATGGTGGTGGGGTACAAAAGGAATGCGAAAATTGGATGGAGCTGGCGTGTAATTGGCTGCACAGACAGTGGGAATTTTGA
- a CDS encoding PP2C family protein-serine/threonine phosphatase yields MIRHYSLNEQGKRAYQEDSVGVFCEGDHGLFAVADGLGGHGMGTQASQCAVRCALEQYHIGCEPKEYFQRVFSEGNRRLIQIQDEARTPGVAKTTLVCAFIKQDRLFGAHIGDSRMYIFRQNRIVYQTLDHSVPQMLVASGEIRPEEIRGHSDRNRLLRVLGDRDRSVKYQESPPWDWMPGDKILLCTDGFWEYVKEPEMERDLENSEGPREWLLRMKKRVRRRGFFEKQDNYSAIGIWADGTASTAKC; encoded by the coding sequence ATGATACGGCATTATAGTTTGAACGAGCAGGGGAAGAGAGCTTATCAGGAGGATTCTGTGGGGGTTTTCTGCGAGGGGGACCACGGTCTGTTCGCAGTGGCGGATGGATTGGGAGGCCATGGGATGGGGACCCAAGCGTCACAGTGTGCGGTCCGCTGCGCATTGGAACAATACCACATCGGCTGTGAACCGAAGGAGTATTTTCAGAGAGTTTTTTCTGAGGGGAACCGCAGACTGATACAGATTCAAGACGAAGCCAGAACACCAGGGGTGGCGAAGACTACTCTGGTATGCGCATTTATAAAGCAGGATAGACTTTTTGGGGCGCACATAGGAGATAGCAGGATGTATATTTTCCGGCAGAACAGGATCGTCTATCAGACTTTAGATCACAGCGTGCCTCAGATGCTAGTGGCCAGTGGGGAAATCCGACCGGAAGAGATTCGCGGCCATTCCGACCGGAACAGGCTTTTGAGAGTGTTGGGAGACAGGGACAGAAGTGTGAAGTATCAGGAATCTCCTCCTTGGGACTGGATGCCGGGAGATAAGATTTTGCTCTGTACAGATGGCTTTTGGGAATATGTAAAGGAGCCGGAGATGGAGAGAGACTTAGAAAACTCAGAGGGACCAAGGGAATGGCTGCTGAGAATGAAAAAGCGGGTGCGGCGGCGAGGCTTTTTTGAAAAACAGGATAATTACTCTGCCATAGGAATTTGGGCAGATGGAACTGCGAGTACAGCTAAGTGTTAG
- a CDS encoding MgtC/SapB family protein, which yields MKEFWIVQGMYLLRLLLAAFCGIFIGYERDNRMKMAGIRTHSIVALAAALMMVVSKYGFSDVLARNVNLDPSRVGASVITAVSFLGAGVIFTRKQNVKGLTTAAGLWATVGIGLAVGAGMYVAGIVTTVLVILLQLLSHKNVPFAKSASVEEIVIRIGQEQDLTRFLDRVFQAKKIEIVSVHVTRESEGCLRVKLAVSFPKEYRLEDLFRLMQEEPEIESIDI from the coding sequence ATGAAAGAATTCTGGATTGTACAGGGAATGTATCTATTACGTCTGCTATTGGCAGCATTTTGTGGGATTTTCATCGGCTATGAACGGGACAATCGAATGAAAATGGCAGGAATTCGAACTCACTCCATCGTTGCTCTCGCGGCAGCTTTGATGATGGTGGTGTCTAAATATGGATTTTCGGATGTTCTCGCAAGAAATGTGAATTTAGACCCTTCCCGTGTGGGAGCGAGTGTGATTACGGCTGTCAGTTTTCTAGGTGCCGGTGTAATTTTTACCAGAAAACAGAATGTGAAAGGGCTGACGACAGCGGCAGGGCTGTGGGCCACGGTGGGAATCGGTCTGGCCGTGGGTGCCGGTATGTATGTGGCGGGAATCGTAACCACTGTATTGGTGATTTTGTTGCAGCTTCTCTCTCACAAAAATGTTCCGTTTGCCAAGTCTGCCTCTGTGGAGGAGATTGTCATCCGAATCGGCCAGGAACAGGATTTGACCAGATTTCTGGACAGAGTCTTTCAGGCGAAAAAAATAGAGATTGTCTCTGTGCATGTGACACGGGAGAGTGAAGGCTGCTTGAGGGTTAAGTTAGCAGTTTCGTTTCCGAAAGAGTATCGGTTGGAAGATTTGTTTAGGCTGATGCAGGAGGAACCGGAAATAGAATCCATTGATATTTAA
- a CDS encoding anthranilate synthase component II, whose translation MYVMIDNYDSFVHNLAVYLEELGQKVSLIRNDNVDILSLKRLCLQGELDGIILSPGPKSPRDCGQCLEVLEQMAGLVPILGVCLGHQIIGYAWKAQVVKGKRPMHGKVTPIQTSQKRLFQKLPKQFQVTRYHSLVVSPESLPDCLEVDAKSDDGAIMALSHRSLPVYGVQFHPEAVLTEYGHELLNNFITLCEEWRNARENFGTRTAVL comes from the coding sequence ATGTATGTTATGATTGACAACTACGATTCATTTGTCCACAACCTGGCTGTCTATCTAGAAGAATTAGGGCAGAAAGTCTCCTTAATCAGAAATGACAACGTGGATATCCTCTCCCTGAAACGTCTCTGCCTCCAAGGTGAGCTGGACGGAATCATTTTATCTCCTGGCCCCAAAAGTCCTAGAGACTGTGGGCAGTGCCTAGAGGTTCTGGAACAGATGGCCGGTCTGGTGCCGATTCTGGGAGTCTGCCTCGGACATCAGATCATCGGCTATGCCTGGAAAGCTCAAGTCGTAAAGGGGAAACGCCCCATGCACGGCAAAGTCACCCCTATCCAGACCAGCCAAAAAAGGCTGTTTCAAAAGCTGCCGAAGCAGTTTCAAGTCACGCGATATCACTCTCTGGTCGTCAGTCCAGAATCACTCCCTGACTGCCTGGAGGTAGACGCCAAAAGCGACGACGGAGCAATTATGGCACTTAGCCATCGCTCTCTTCCTGTATACGGAGTGCAGTTTCACCCGGAAGCTGTATTGACGGAATACGGTCACGAACTGTTAAATAATTTTATCACCCTGTGCGAAGAATGGAGGAATGCCCGTGAAAACTTTGGTACAAGAACTGCCGTTTTATAA
- a CDS encoding FHA domain-containing protein produces the protein MKLRKCVNGHFYDEENYDRCPYCEQIDGHKNEVPCAEEKTMGFYSMEQRGQILESEERTPAYSPQYDCEEQSGQPRREEADFWMSQNEYGQESESEDYDRESPELKTSPEYGYRQSSQGYCPEYQNPYGGYADRYNPMPPQGDFGGQPQRWGTETPDEDNRTVGYYSRRLGTEPVVGWLVCVEGTCKGESFSLKTGRNFVGRGPDMDIVLRDDRGVSRKRHAIIVYEPRENIFIAQTGDSRELFYVNDEVVLDHIALQSYDVLSIGNTKLLFIALCGEKFKWDTFEK, from the coding sequence GTGAAACTTAGAAAATGTGTGAATGGGCATTTTTATGATGAGGAGAATTATGACAGGTGTCCATATTGTGAGCAGATAGATGGGCACAAAAATGAGGTTCCCTGTGCAGAAGAAAAGACTATGGGGTTTTATTCCATGGAACAAAGGGGACAAATTTTAGAAAGTGAGGAGAGAACTCCGGCTTATTCTCCCCAGTATGACTGTGAGGAGCAGTCGGGACAGCCAAGGAGAGAGGAAGCGGATTTCTGGATGTCGCAGAATGAATATGGACAGGAGAGCGAGTCTGAGGACTATGACCGGGAGTCGCCGGAACTGAAGACATCGCCAGAGTATGGCTATAGGCAGAGTAGCCAGGGGTATTGCCCAGAGTATCAGAATCCGTATGGAGGCTATGCTGACAGGTATAATCCAATGCCGCCTCAGGGGGATTTTGGAGGGCAGCCTCAGCGATGGGGGACGGAAACTCCAGACGAGGACAACAGAACGGTCGGTTACTATTCCAGAAGGTTAGGCACAGAGCCTGTGGTGGGATGGCTGGTCTGCGTGGAAGGAACTTGCAAGGGAGAAAGCTTTTCGCTTAAAACAGGTAGAAATTTTGTAGGGCGTGGCCCAGATATGGATATCGTACTGCGTGATGATCGTGGAGTGTCTAGGAAGCGTCATGCGATCATTGTCTATGAACCAAGGGAGAACATTTTTATTGCTCAGACCGGGGATTCCAGGGAATTATTCTATGTCAATGACGAGGTGGTTTTAGACCATATTGCATTGCAGTCCTATGATGTCTTGTCTATCGGAAATACGAAGCTTTTGTTTATTGCTTTGTGTGGGGAGAAATTTAAGTGGGATACGTTTGAAAAATAA
- a CDS encoding M15 family metallopeptidase, producing the protein MNQKKTNILAVLFLSVLVLILAGLLIFSGIKYHKMSDRLKASQEELEKVQQLAEQREEAASQEEDTTAETEEEQGILEDQQEEVSKEKKIYATVMDIPAGKKINQASVNMENLGQYFMSSEISDDVYERINGKSYRENPDIGIEDLRYLKVLHYNYDHQIQVGEMIVNVQLAEEVCNIFRELFENEYEIYSMYLVDNFWTGDGDSSDYASIDVNNTSCFNYREQTGGGALSNHAYGCAIDLNPMENPYVVYDGDTPVEWAHSNADPYIDRNSGAEHVITHDDVCYQIFAKYGYSWGGDWSNPKDFQHFEKRLYG; encoded by the coding sequence ATGAATCAGAAGAAAACGAATATATTGGCGGTGCTTTTTCTGTCAGTTTTAGTCCTAATCCTGGCGGGGCTGCTGATTTTTTCAGGGATTAAGTATCATAAAATGTCTGATAGACTGAAGGCCAGCCAAGAAGAGCTGGAGAAAGTGCAGCAGTTGGCGGAGCAGAGAGAGGAGGCTGCTTCTCAGGAAGAAGATACCACGGCAGAGACCGAGGAAGAGCAGGGGATTTTAGAAGATCAGCAGGAAGAAGTTTCAAAAGAAAAAAAGATATACGCGACAGTGATGGACATTCCTGCGGGAAAAAAGATCAACCAAGCTTCTGTGAATATGGAAAACCTAGGGCAGTATTTCATGTCCAGTGAAATTTCGGACGATGTCTATGAGAGAATTAATGGAAAATCGTACCGGGAAAATCCTGATATTGGCATCGAAGATTTAAGATATCTGAAAGTGCTTCATTATAATTATGATCATCAGATTCAAGTGGGGGAGATGATCGTCAATGTCCAGTTGGCAGAGGAGGTCTGCAATATTTTCCGCGAACTGTTCGAAAATGAATATGAGATTTATTCCATGTATCTAGTGGACAATTTTTGGACGGGAGACGGAGACAGTTCGGATTATGCTTCTATTGATGTGAATAATACCTCTTGTTTTAACTATCGGGAGCAGACGGGCGGAGGAGCTTTGTCCAATCATGCGTATGGTTGTGCTATTGATTTGAATCCCATGGAAAATCCTTATGTAGTTTATGACGGAGATACACCGGTAGAGTGGGCACATTCCAATGCCGATCCTTATATTGACAGAAACAGTGGTGCAGAGCATGTGATTACCCATGACGATGTTTGTTACCAGATTTTTGCCAAGTATGGCTACAGCTGGGGCGGAGATTGGAGCAATCCAAAAGATTTTCAGCATTTTGAAAAAAGGCTGTACGGCTGA